CAAAAAAATCAAAATACATTTATGGTATAAAACACGGTTTATGAAAACGATCCTTGTTCCCATAGATTTCTCCTCTACCTCACTTAACGCTGCTTCATATGCTTTACAATATGCGAAACAGGTAGGCGGAAAGCTCATACTTATTCATGCATATCAACAGCCCTTACTTTATCCTTTATACCAAGGCGTTGAGGTTTCGCCTGAAGGAATGCGGGAGATCAAGAAAAAAGAACTGCAGTTAGTGGCTAATCAGCTTGCAGAATTACAACCGTTGATCAAAGTGGAACATATGATGTTTGATGGCGAAGTGGTTGATGTACTTACATCACTCACCGATGCAATGCAGGTGTCATTTATTGTGATGGGTATTACCGGCGCAGGTAAGCTGAAAGAAAAATACATTGGCAGTAATACACTGGCCGTAGCAAAAAGTTGCAAAGTTCCCGTGTTGATCGTTCCTGAAAATGCAGTGTTTAGCCGAATCAATGATATTGGTTTAACCACCGATTTCAGGGATGTGATTAATACAATACCTGATCACATTGTCAGTGAACTCATCAAATCAACCGGTGCAAGATTACATGTGCTGAATGTAGATTTTAAAAACAGGCAATGGACCAACGATACTCCTTTCCAAAGTGGATTAGTGGAAACTATGTTCCAGCAATATCATCCGCAATACCACTTTATTGACAAGCAAGATATGGTGGAAGGCTTGAATGAATATGCGAACAAATTCAGTATTGAAATATTATTGGTGATACCGCAAAAACATAATCTAATCGAAAAAATATTCTCAGGCAGCCATACAAAAGAATTGATCTTTCACAGCGATGTGCCTGTGATGGTGATGCATGAGTAAATTCTTAAACAGCGACATATGGAATGAGCAAAGGAAAAGGTAAATCTGGCGGGTCGGGCTAAATTAGCCGGATCCGTTTTTTATTATCGTAAAACTATTTCCAGAACTGCAGTTCCGGCTTTGTTTCCTTCAGCTTTTGTTTGGTTTGGGTGTATCCTCTTTCGATAAGTTGTTTCCAGTTGTTCCAATCTAAAAACTTAAACTCTTTCAGATCAAGATCGAGAAACACAGATACATTGGTTTTGCTGCTCTCCTGCCTGTGCCTGCTGTTAATGGTTATGCTGTTAACAAGTATAGATGAGATGCCCGGCAGTTGATGTGTTGTTGAGTTGGTGATCTTACTCCAGAACAATTCCCATGAGGTAGGTATTTCGTGCAAATCAAACATCGCTGTTTCTTCAGCCGATAATGAAACAGCAACAATATGGCGCACAGGTTTTTTATACATGGCTTCAACCGGAAGGTTATCAATTACTCCTCCGTCAATATGCAGATGTTTATTAATGATCACCGGAGGAAATACACCTGGTATGGCCATGCTTGCTGCTACCTGCAATTGTGTTAATCCTCTGTCATGCACTTTTAATGACGCACTTGAAAAATTGGTGGATACACAATAGGTGTACACCCAAAGATCTTCCAGGTGCGAATCACCAAACATGGTATCTAAAAACTTCCGGATCTTTTTGCCGGACATCAGTGATACAATTGGCAACGTCAGATCATTCGAGGTTAATTTACTATCAGCCGCAAGCTTACACATAACATCTGCCTTGTCAAAATCAAAATCAAGAAATGATAATCCGGCACCGTACACTGCCCCTGCACTGGTTCCACCAATAAAATCAAATTCAACACCAGCTTCAAGTAATGCTTTTGCTGCACCTACGTGCGCAAATCCTCTTGCACCTCCGCCACCCAATACCAAGCCCGTTGCCTGGTGTGTAACAATGCGGCAAAACCTGCGTGTATCAGCTGCCTTATTTTTTCGCATGTGTAAATGCATATCCACTTTTCGTTCGTGAAACCATCGTCTTGTGTTAGAAGGCAACGCAGCATTCTCTTCATGCAACAAGAGCAGGTAGATCTTTTTATTCATCACATTGTCTGAATACAGATGCAATACTTTTTCAATCTCGTATATATGACAGTCGGCATGAAAATCTGTTGCAATGATCACCAGATCACAATAGGCAATACATTGCCTGGCCCATTCTGGATTTTCCATATCGCACACAAGGAAATTAAGACCAGGTTGCTTCTCCATATCATCAAATGTGCTATGATCATCTTCGCCTTTATGCGAAGCATAATCATAAATACTGATACCAAAACCCATCTTGCCTAATTCTTCCTGAATAGCACCAGTATAAGCACTCACATCATTAGCCGCCTGAAGATTTACAACCGCAATATTTTTTGGCGCTGCATCCATTTTTGTTTGATGGTTGTTGCGACGCATGCGCTCAATGATAAATTTTGTAATGGCATTGGCGAAGGAAGGAAATTGCTGTACCAGTGTTTTATAATCATCATCTTCCAATTGGAGAATGAGCGATCTGCGTAAAGCAACTACTGATGCACTATGTGGCTCCTTTGTAAAAAGAGAAAATTCGCCAATGGGTTCACCGGTTGAAATATCACCTAGAATAAAGATATCGCTGTCGGTATGTTGTATGGCTCTGAAACGGCCTGATAAAACGATGTAGAACGAATGTCCTTTCTCACCTTGCTGGAAAAGGTATTCACCCGCTTCAAACGCAAGTATGTTGGTAAGGTTTAAAATATTCTCTACCTGCTCATCATTCATTTCTCCAAATAAACGCACCAATGACTGGTGTAATAGCAACTTGTGGTCGGCTGTTTGATTCATTGACTGGATCTGATACTCGTTAACAATATGGCTGGGTTATTTCAACGGGACGGAGATAGAACGTTCTTAATACAGAAAGATAGTTAAAAATTACAGTACCTCAATTTACTGTAATAATCACATTCCCCGTTTTCTGCCCGGTTTCAACATACCTGTATGCTTCAACAATTTCATCGAGTTTATAATGCCTGTCGATGACTGGTTTGAATTTACCTGTTTCAACCAATTCTTTTAGAAATAGAACATCAGCTTTACTGATGGTTGGTAAAGGGAATAAAACTTTTTTACCGCCAGTTAATGATGTGGTAAGTGCAAGAAAAACATTGGCGCTGTTCTTTCCTAATTCGGTAGAAATATAAATTCCTTTTTCATGCAGCAGCGGTTTGCATTTTGCAAAAGAACTTTTACCAACAGCATCAAATACAAAATGAAAACGATCATCAATCTTGGTAAAATCCTGTTGCGTATAATCAATGACCACATCAGCACCCAACGACTTTACCAGTTCTACATTTTTGGTATTGCAAACAGCAGTAACCTTTGCGCCGAAATATTTGAGCAGCTGCACCGCAGCAGAACCAATAGCACCTGTAGCACCATTCACCAATATGTTTTGTCCGGCCTGCACTTTTGCTGCACGTATGTCGCACAACGCATAATGACCGCCTTCTGTAATTGCCGCCGCTTCATTAAAGTCAACATTTTGCGGCATAGTTGCAATTGCTGCATCTTCTGCAATACAGATGTATTGTGCATGTGCGCCAAATGATGTGTCATTATAACCAAACACTTTGTCGCCAGTTGAAAATGATCGCACGTTTTTACCAACTGCTTCCACAACACCTGCAAACTCATTACCCAGTATTTTGAATTTTGGTTTGAACAAGCCACTGAAAAAACGGGAGATAAAATATTGTGCACTGCGAAAACCACAATCGGTTCTGTTTACTGTTGTTGCATTAACTTTAATCAGCACTTCGTTATCTTTTTGTACAGGTTTTTCTACCTCTATTACGTGTACAACTTCAGGTGGGCCGTAGATTGTGTGGATAGCTGCTTTCATTATTTGATAAGGTTTTGTATTTACCAGAGTTACCAACCCTGCGTACTAATTAAATCATCATTTCCCCACCTTCAATAACAATGCTACCAATGCTTCCACTGCAGACCATTGCGGATTATGATCTGCT
The DNA window shown above is from Lacibacter sp. H375 and carries:
- a CDS encoding NAD(P)-dependent alcohol dehydrogenase; its protein translation is MKAAIHTIYGPPEVVHVIEVEKPVQKDNEVLIKVNATTVNRTDCGFRSAQYFISRFFSGLFKPKFKILGNEFAGVVEAVGKNVRSFSTGDKVFGYNDTSFGAHAQYICIAEDAAIATMPQNVDFNEAAAITEGGHYALCDIRAAKVQAGQNILVNGATGAIGSAAVQLLKYFGAKVTAVCNTKNVELVKSLGADVVIDYTQQDFTKIDDRFHFVFDAVGKSSFAKCKPLLHEKGIYISTELGKNSANVFLALTTSLTGGKKVLFPLPTISKADVLFLKELVETGKFKPVIDRHYKLDEIVEAYRYVETGQKTGNVIITVN
- a CDS encoding universal stress protein — encoded protein: MKTILVPIDFSSTSLNAASYALQYAKQVGGKLILIHAYQQPLLYPLYQGVEVSPEGMREIKKKELQLVANQLAELQPLIKVEHMMFDGEVVDVLTSLTDAMQVSFIVMGITGAGKLKEKYIGSNTLAVAKSCKVPVLIVPENAVFSRINDIGLTTDFRDVINTIPDHIVSELIKSTGARLHVLNVDFKNRQWTNDTPFQSGLVETMFQQYHPQYHFIDKQDMVEGLNEYANKFSIEILLVIPQKHNLIEKIFSGSHTKELIFHSDVPVMVMHE
- a CDS encoding patatin-like phospholipase family protein; translated protein: MNQTADHKLLLHQSLVRLFGEMNDEQVENILNLTNILAFEAGEYLFQQGEKGHSFYIVLSGRFRAIQHTDSDIFILGDISTGEPIGEFSLFTKEPHSASVVALRRSLILQLEDDDYKTLVQQFPSFANAITKFIIERMRRNNHQTKMDAAPKNIAVVNLQAANDVSAYTGAIQEELGKMGFGISIYDYASHKGEDDHSTFDDMEKQPGLNFLVCDMENPEWARQCIAYCDLVIIATDFHADCHIYEIEKVLHLYSDNVMNKKIYLLLLHEENAALPSNTRRWFHERKVDMHLHMRKNKAADTRRFCRIVTHQATGLVLGGGGARGFAHVGAAKALLEAGVEFDFIGGTSAGAVYGAGLSFLDFDFDKADVMCKLAADSKLTSNDLTLPIVSLMSGKKIRKFLDTMFGDSHLEDLWVYTYCVSTNFSSASLKVHDRGLTQLQVAASMAIPGVFPPVIINKHLHIDGGVIDNLPVEAMYKKPVRHIVAVSLSAEETAMFDLHEIPTSWELFWSKITNSTTHQLPGISSILVNSITINSRHRQESSKTNVSVFLDLDLKEFKFLDWNNWKQLIERGYTQTKQKLKETKPELQFWK